The nucleotide window CAGCCGACGTGCAACTTCAGCCCCGATTCCTCGGGCACCACCTGTGATGAAGACAACTTTGTCCTGCACCGATGTCATGGGCGAAACGTACCACCGCCCGGCTACAGGTCCACCCCCAACAGCGCATCGATCGCAGTCCCCACCGCCCTCGGCGCCGACTCATCATGGCCGCCGTATTCGAGCGCGTCAATGGTCCAACCATCCAGTGCCGCAATCGCTTTAGGCGTATCGAGGTCATCGGCTAGATATCGGCGAAGCCGGGCGATGACGTCGACGGCGTCCGGACCGGCGGGCAGCGCGGTCGCGGTGCGCCAGCGTTGCAGACGATCAACCGCCTCGTCGAGCACTTGCTGGCTCCAGAAGCGGTCCGCGCGGTAGTGCTCGGCCAGCAGACCCAGTCGAACGGCCGACGGCTCGACGCCCTGGGTACGCAGTCCCGAAACGAGCACCAGGTTGCCGCGGCTCTTGGACATCTTGTGCCCATCCCAGCCAATCATTCCGGCGTGCACGTAATGCCGCGCGAATCGCCGCTCGCCCGTGGCACATTCGGCGTGCGCGGCGGTGAATTCATGGTGTGGAAAAATCAGGTCACTGCCACCGCCCTGTACGTCGAGGCCACTGCCTAGACGACTGAGCGCGATGGCCGCGCATTCGACGTGCCAGCCCGGTCGCCCGGGCCCCAGCGGCGACGGCCAGCTGGGCTCCCCCGGCCGCTGGGCGCGCCATAGCAGAGCGTCAAGCTCGTCGCTCTTACCCGACCGG belongs to Mycobacterium basiliense and includes:
- the mshC gene encoding cysteine--1-D-myo-inosityl 2-amino-2-deoxy-alpha-D-glucopyranoside ligase — encoded protein: MQSWSSAPVPTLPGRGPELRLYDTADRQVRPVAPGTTATMYVCGITPYDATHLGHAATYLAFDLIHRLWLDLGHDVHYVQNVTDVDDPLFERADRDGIDWRALSEQEVELFRADMAALRVLPPHDYVAATEAVAEMVELIEKLLASGAAYVVDDEYPDVYYRADATAQFGYESGYNRDTMLDLFEQRGGDPRRSGKSDELDALLWRAQRPGEPSWPSPLGPGRPGWHVECAAIALSRLGSGLDVQGGGSDLIFPHHEFTAAHAECATGERRFARHYVHAGMIGWDGHKMSKSRGNLVLVSGLRTQGVEPSAVRLGLLAEHYRADRFWSQQVLDEAVDRLQRWRTATALPAGPDAVDVIARLRRYLADDLDTPKAIAALDGWTIDALEYGGHDESAPRAVGTAIDALLGVDL